The DNA sequence TTTACCCTCTTCATATACAGGTTGTATCCGATCTTTACGATCCTGTTCTTGGGTTTGGACAGTTCAGCGACTACGACCTTTCCTCCCGGTGCGAGAACCCTGTGCATCTCCGAAACGGCCTGGAGGATGTTGGTGACATTCCTGAGCATGTATCCTGACGTGACAAGGTTGACTGAATTATCGGGAAGGTCGAGTGCGAGAGCATCGCCTTCGCGCCAATCGATCTTGACAGGGAGATCCAATTCGGCCTCTTTTTTCTTGGCTAGCTCCAGCATCGCAGGTGTGATATCCACTCCTATGACGGTGGATCCGGGACCAGCGGTCCTTGCGACATGGAACGCGATCTCTCCGGTTCCGGTACCGACATCGAGGCAGGTCTTTCCTTTGATGTCCCCTGCCTTCTTCATCATGAACTTATGCCATCCCTGCACCATGTGCATGGACATGACCTCGTTCATGTCGTCATAGTATTCTGCGATCTCGGTGAAGGCGTCCTTTACGAACTCCTCCTTTCCCTCGAACTGGTTGCCGGTCTTAAGATCCTCTGTCATTTCAGATCACCATCGGGATAATGTTCATCTCTAAAACATATCCTATGACTAAGAGCACTCCGAAGTGCCAATTTAGTTTGAAACATAGGGGCACCAGCATGAAACTAGCATGCGGGTCGCTAGATGCTTTCTTGCTGTTGCTCACCAGTATGTATGCATCGTACAGGGTAATTACGGCCAGGAGGCATCCTACGGGTGCGGCTCCTGCTATGACCAGTACTACTAACAATGGGAAGGAGATGAGACTTTCGAACAGGTACACCTTCATCCCAGTTTCATAGGAGAAGTGCCCGAGAAGCGTTCCTGCGTTCGCTTTCTTATCCTCATAATAGTCGCGCATCTCGTTTCCTGCCAGTACTCCTGTGATCATGAATGCGTTGGGCAGGCTGAGCAGGAGAACGTCCCATGAGAATGTCTCGCCAGTAAGAACGCAATTCGTTCCCAGAGGCATCAGGAGCCCCATCATGATGAATACGCTCAGCTGTCCGAGCCCTAGATACTTGTAGGAAAGTCCTACGGTGTAGGTTCCTGCACCCAGTAGGCCGAGGAGTCCGTAGATGAGAATGCTCCATCCCGAATACCAGATGAATATCAACCCAAGAAGGGCGGTGACGCCGAGACATAAGAGGCCTGCGAAGAGGACCTTTTTCGGAGTGAGAACGCCAGTCACCAATTCTGGCGATCTGGTCTCATTCTCCACCGTATCGACCCCGCTCTTGAAGTCACCGTACGTGTTCAGGATGTTCGCGGCCGATTGCAGGAGACAACCACCTATCATGATCAGTATGATCATCGTGATGCTCAGGATATTGATCTCAGCGGTCTGGAATGCGATTGCCCCACCGATAAGTACGGGCACAATCGCGCCGTGGAGGGTCCAAGGTCTGAACACATTCCACCATCCAGCCTT is a window from the Thermoplasmata archaeon genome containing:
- a CDS encoding ubiquinone/menaquinone biosynthesis methyltransferase, translated to MTEDLKTGNQFEGKEEFVKDAFTEIAEYYDDMNEVMSMHMVQGWHKFMMKKAGDIKGKTCLDVGTGTGEIAFHVARTAGPGSTVIGVDITPAMLELAKKKEAELDLPVKIDWREGDALALDLPDNSVNLVTSGYMLRNVTNILQAVSEMHRVLAPGGKVVVAELSKPKNRIVKIGYNLYMKRVKAYGRKRDNGKKIDGKFSPYEWLTTSIEGFPYGEDMVAIFKKAGFKDARFYVKSMGAVNIYVGTKEQ
- a CDS encoding prenyltransferase; the protein is MAGVKPVKAGWWNVFRPWTLHGAIVPVLIGGAIAFQTAEINILSITMIILIMIGGCLLQSAANILNTYGDFKSGVDTVENETRSPELVTGVLTPKKVLFAGLLCLGVTALLGLIFIWYSGWSILIYGLLGLLGAGTYTVGLSYKYLGLGQLSVFIMMGLLMPLGTNCVLTGETFSWDVLLLSLPNAFMITGVLAGNEMRDYYEDKKANAGTLLGHFSYETGMKVYLFESLISFPLLVVLVIAGAAPVGCLLAVITLYDAYILVSNSKKASSDPHASFMLVPLCFKLNWHFGVLLVIGYVLEMNIIPMVI